AAAACAAACACTAGTATTATCATTAGCTTTACTTGCATTTACCTCTTGTAATGCCCAATGGGGTAATGGAAAAAAAATTAAGGGAAATGGAAACGTTACAACTATCACCAGGTCTACTTCGGACTATGGTGCTATTAGATTAGCTGGTTGGATGAATTTTGAATTAGTAAAAGGTACAGAAGGTACAATTACTATTGAAGGAGAAGAAAACCTATTAGACTATATCATAACAGAAGTTGAGTCCAACAGTTTACTTATTAAAATCAAAAACAATATCAACTTAAAACCAAGCGGAAGCAAAACGATCACAATCACTATTCCTTTTGATGATATTGACAAAGTGTCTCTTGCTGGCTCCGGAAATGTAACATCTAATGCAACTATAGATTCTAATAATTTTGAAACTAAAATATCAGGATCTGGAGACATGACTTTAGATGTAAAATCTACTAACGTTGATGTTACGATAACTGGATCTGGAGATTTAACGATAACAGGACAAACCAAAAACTTAGAGGCTAGTGTTACTGGTTCTGGAGATTTTCATGGTGGACGCTTACAAGCAGATAATGCAGAAACAAAAGTTACCGGGTCTGGCGGAATTGTTGTTTATGTTAAAGATAAATTAAAAGCAAAAGTAACTGGTTCTGGAGATATCGAATATAAAGGTAATCCTAAAAAAGTGACTAAAAAGGTAACAGGGTCTGGAGATATTAGTAACTAGTTTTTCTATTTAAAATAATAAATTGAAAGGATTTTACAAGTAATTGTAAAATCCTTTTTTATGTCATAAAGTTATTAGTTTAAGAATATTATATTTGAGCCATGCAAAAAAGCTTAGGATATCAAACTACAGTAGACTACTATAATTGTAATAGAGACACCATTAATTCTGTTGCGTCAATAACTCGGATTTTAGAGGAAGCCGCTAAATTAATGAAACTAAACATTGTTAATACAACCATTCACCAATTCTCCCCTATTGGTATTAGCGGTGTTATTGTAATAAAAGAAAGCCATATAGCCATTCACACATGGCCAGAACACAATTATGTCGCATTAGATTTTTTTACGTGTAGCACATTTAATGACCTTGAAGATGGCATTTTATGGATCAAAGCGCAATTTGAATCTGATAAAGTAGAACAGCAATTTTCACAAAGAGGTTTCTTAAATAAAATGAATTAAACTATGAGTTTAAAAAAATCAATAGCTAAGTATTTTGATGATAAAAAAGGGAATGCTAAAGGCGAAGACTTATTAGATTATTTCATTTCGGTATTAATCCTAATTAATGTATTAGCTATCATATTAGAATCTTATAAAGAGGTTTACACAACTTATAAAGCCTTTTTTACAGTATTAGAGCTTTTTACAATTATCGTTTTTTCTTTTGAATATGTCATACGGGTTTGGGTATCCGATTTAATCTCACCAGAACTTTCTCCAACCAGAGCACGATTAAAATATATATTTTCTTTTATGGGAATTGTAGATTTAGCGTCTATATTACCTTTTTACTTACCCTTTATAGTTTCTTTAGATTTAAGAATAATAAGATTATTACGCTTATTTAGACTATTAAGAGTTTTAAAATTAAATAGAAATTTTAAGAGTTTAGCGGTTATACGATCGGTAATAGTTAAAACTAAAAATGAAATATTAGTCTCTGCTATTTTAGTGTTTATACTATTAATAATAGCATCGACATTAATGTTTTATATAGAAAATAAAGCACAACCAGAAGCTTTTGAAAATATTGGACAAGCACTTTGGTGGGCA
This portion of the Olleya sp. Bg11-27 genome encodes:
- a CDS encoding head GIN domain-containing protein, which produces MNYSTTNQHYTNHKSNVLKTLKQTLVLSLALLAFTSCNAQWGNGKKIKGNGNVTTITRSTSDYGAIRLAGWMNFELVKGTEGTITIEGEENLLDYIITEVESNSLLIKIKNNINLKPSGSKTITITIPFDDIDKVSLAGSGNVTSNATIDSNNFETKISGSGDMTLDVKSTNVDVTITGSGDLTITGQTKNLEASVTGSGDFHGGRLQADNAETKVTGSGGIVVYVKDKLKAKVTGSGDIEYKGNPKKVTKKVTGSGDISN
- the speD gene encoding adenosylmethionine decarboxylase, producing the protein MQKSLGYQTTVDYYNCNRDTINSVASITRILEEAAKLMKLNIVNTTIHQFSPIGISGVIVIKESHIAIHTWPEHNYVALDFFTCSTFNDLEDGILWIKAQFESDKVEQQFSQRGFLNKMN
- a CDS encoding ion transporter; translated protein: MSLKKSIAKYFDDKKGNAKGEDLLDYFISVLILINVLAIILESYKEVYTTYKAFFTVLELFTIIVFSFEYVIRVWVSDLISPELSPTRARLKYIFSFMGIVDLASILPFYLPFIVSLDLRIIRLLRLFRLLRVLKLNRNFKSLAVIRSVIVKTKNEILVSAILVFILLIIASTLMFYIENKAQPEAFENIGQALWWAVATLTTVGYGDIYPITGLGKIMSAFIALLGIGFVALPTGIISSAYIEEIRSQKQATKCVCPHCHKEINN